A region of Candidatus Eisenbacteria bacterium DNA encodes the following proteins:
- a CDS encoding PfkB family carbohydrate kinase — MKIDEPKRRRLEKIAGSFPEKKVLVIGDLMLDEYVYGSTDRISREAPVLILTYTGSLLMPGGAGNACANVSSLGATAIPVGVVGRDAPGARLLTLLGESGIATESVASCDGFETVEKTRILAGGFHCAKQQVIRIDRGRRVGLERRVENLVLERALDLVARVDAVLFSDYGYGVVSERVRGEVMRSARAKRKPVCVDSRFHLPKFKGATVATPNEAEAGQAAGILIKDRDTLASAGKRLVDRLDLRNLLITQGSSGMTVFEKGKLPVHIPIFGSDEIADVTGAGDTVAAAVSLSLSCGATIVEASCVATYAGSVVVMKRGTATASTAEIVEAMSRGRIGGLKTL, encoded by the coding sequence ATGAAAATCGACGAACCCAAGAGGAGAAGGCTGGAGAAAATCGCGGGGAGTTTCCCCGAGAAGAAGGTGCTCGTGATCGGGGACCTCATGCTGGACGAGTACGTGTATGGGAGCACCGACCGCATCTCTCGAGAGGCTCCGGTCCTCATCCTGACCTACACCGGAAGCCTGCTCATGCCGGGAGGCGCGGGCAACGCCTGCGCGAACGTGAGTTCTCTTGGAGCCACGGCTATACCGGTGGGCGTGGTGGGAAGGGACGCGCCCGGGGCGCGGTTACTCACTCTCTTGGGAGAGTCGGGAATTGCGACCGAATCGGTGGCGTCGTGCGATGGTTTCGAGACCGTGGAGAAGACGCGGATTCTTGCGGGCGGCTTTCATTGCGCCAAGCAGCAGGTGATAAGGATTGACAGAGGAAGAAGGGTAGGGCTGGAGCGGCGCGTCGAGAATCTTGTGCTGGAAAGAGCGCTGGACCTGGTGGCCCGGGTTGACGCCGTTCTTTTTTCAGACTACGGGTACGGCGTGGTGTCCGAGAGAGTGCGCGGCGAGGTGATGAGATCGGCAAGGGCCAAGCGGAAGCCCGTGTGCGTCGATTCTCGGTTCCACCTGCCGAAGTTCAAGGGCGCCACCGTGGCGACTCCGAACGAGGCAGAGGCGGGGCAGGCAGCGGGCATTCTGATCAAGGACCGCGACACCCTGGCCTCCGCGGGGAAAAGGCTCGTGGACCGACTGGACTTGAGGAACCTGCTGATCACTCAGGGGAGCTCAGGGATGACGGTTTTTGAGAAGGGTAAGCTTCCCGTACACATACCGATATTCGGCTCGGACGAGATTGCAGACGTGACGGGAGCCGGGGATACTGTTGCGGCGGCGGTGTCGCTCTCTCTCTCGTGCGGGGCGACCATTGTGGAGGCTTCGTGCGTTGCCACGTACGCCGGTTCCGTGGTTGTGATGAAGAGGGGCACGGCGACCGCGAGCACCGCCGAGATCGTTGAGGCCATGTCGAGGGGGAGAATCGGAGGTCTGAAGACCCTGTGA
- the dxr gene encoding 1-deoxy-D-xylulose-5-phosphate reductoisomerase gives MKEIVVLGSTGSIGRNCLAVAREFSSAFRIVGLATGSNVDALAEQVEEFRPEVVSIAQEAAAEEFSKRHAASGLRVLSGTEGLRELARWKRSQMIVNGLVGAIGLVPTVEAIEAGKDVALANKESMVLAGELVMSLARARGSTVLPIDSEHCGIHQCLVGRSAGIRRIVLTASGGPFLNREPDELRDVTPEEVMQHPVWNMGRRICVDSATLLNKGFELMEARWFFGVELSSLGVLIHPQCAIHAMVEFADGTALAQVSRADMRIPILYAMSYPETVDTRFESSDLPCVGPLTFAEPDLERFPCLRLAYSAARAGGTVPAFLNAADEVAVAAFLERRIRFTDIIRVLEGSLERLAGTPATSVEGVLRADGEARIVAREIVTGIAASS, from the coding sequence GTGAAAGAAATCGTCGTCCTCGGTAGCACAGGTTCAATCGGCCGGAATTGCCTCGCCGTGGCGAGGGAGTTTAGCTCGGCCTTCAGGATCGTTGGTCTGGCAACGGGTTCCAACGTTGATGCACTTGCAGAGCAAGTCGAAGAATTCAGGCCCGAAGTCGTTTCCATTGCACAGGAAGCGGCGGCGGAAGAGTTCTCCAAACGCCACGCTGCATCCGGGCTCAGGGTTCTGAGCGGCACCGAGGGCCTGAGGGAACTTGCCAGGTGGAAGCGATCCCAGATGATCGTGAACGGCCTGGTGGGAGCAATAGGGCTGGTCCCGACTGTCGAGGCCATCGAGGCCGGCAAGGATGTTGCTCTGGCGAACAAGGAGTCGATGGTACTGGCCGGTGAGCTTGTGATGAGCCTGGCGAGAGCGCGCGGCTCGACGGTCCTCCCCATAGACAGTGAGCACTGCGGAATTCACCAGTGCCTTGTGGGCCGGAGTGCCGGGATAAGACGAATCGTTCTGACCGCCTCCGGCGGCCCCTTTCTCAATCGGGAGCCGGACGAGCTGAGGGACGTGACGCCGGAGGAAGTGATGCAGCACCCCGTCTGGAACATGGGGCGGCGAATCTGCGTCGACAGCGCCACGTTGCTCAACAAGGGCTTTGAGCTCATGGAGGCGAGATGGTTTTTCGGGGTGGAGCTCTCGAGCCTTGGGGTTCTGATACACCCTCAGTGCGCGATTCACGCGATGGTCGAGTTTGCTGACGGAACTGCGCTGGCTCAAGTCAGCAGAGCGGACATGAGAATACCCATCCTCTACGCAATGAGCTATCCTGAAACAGTCGACACACGCTTTGAATCGAGCGATCTTCCATGCGTCGGCCCTCTGACGTTTGCGGAACCGGATCTCGAACGGTTTCCGTGCCTGCGATTGGCATACAGTGCGGCGAGGGCAGGCGGGACGGTCCCTGCGTTCTTGAACGCCGCAGATGAGGTGGCCGTGGCGGCCTTTCTTGAGAGAAGAATACGATTCACCGACATTATCCGAGTCCTCGAGGGTTCGCTCGAGCGTCTGGCGGGGACGCCGGCCACGTCCGTCGAGGGCGTGCTCCGCGCAGACGGTGAGGCGCGAATTGTGGCTCGGGAAATTGTGACGGGAATAGCGGCTTCTTCGTGA
- a CDS encoding adenylyltransferase/cytidyltransferase family protein, giving the protein MKSAKLRTLGELEKTVAALRRGGKRVVLANGCFDLIHVGHVRYLGAARALGDCLIVGINSDRSARKLKGKGRPVVNAEERAEIIGAFGCVDYCFVFDEPTLDSCILRLKPDVHAKGTDYTRENVPERSTVLEVGGRVEIVGDEKSHATRDLVKIILGKFSRDR; this is encoded by the coding sequence GTGAAGTCTGCGAAGCTGAGGACGTTGGGGGAACTCGAGAAGACAGTCGCTGCACTGAGGCGCGGAGGCAAGCGAGTCGTGCTCGCGAACGGCTGCTTCGATCTCATTCACGTGGGACACGTCCGATATCTCGGGGCGGCAAGAGCACTCGGTGATTGTCTCATCGTCGGGATCAACAGTGACAGAAGCGCCAGGAAATTGAAGGGGAAAGGTCGGCCGGTAGTGAATGCGGAGGAGAGGGCAGAGATAATCGGCGCGTTCGGGTGCGTGGATTACTGCTTCGTCTTCGACGAGCCGACGCTGGACTCTTGTATCCTGCGTCTTAAGCCGGACGTTCATGCGAAGGGCACGGACTACACGAGGGAGAATGTTCCGGAGCGCTCCACGGTGCTGGAAGTGGGCGGAAGAGTCGAGATCGTCGGAGACGAGAAGTCGCACGCCACCAGAGATCTGGTAAAGATCATACTTGGAAAGTTCTCAAGAGATAGATGA
- the tsf gene encoding translation elongation factor Ts, with protein sequence MEISTELIRQLRERTGAGVVDCKKALTECACDLEKAIEHLRKMGIAAAAKKASRVASEGLVEAYIHPGSRMGALVEVNCETDFVARTAEFRTLVRDIAMQVVASDPVAVSRQEVPGDLLEKEKEILAAQVAGSGKPPQIIEKIVQGKLDKFYKDNCLLEQPFIKDPKRCVEDIVKEATAKFGENVVVRRFSRFRLGQCS encoded by the coding sequence ATGGAGATTAGCACCGAGCTGATACGACAGTTGAGGGAACGAACAGGCGCAGGCGTTGTGGACTGCAAGAAGGCGTTGACGGAGTGCGCCTGCGATCTCGAGAAGGCGATAGAGCATCTCAGAAAGATGGGAATCGCTGCTGCTGCAAAGAAGGCTTCACGGGTCGCTTCGGAGGGACTTGTTGAAGCCTACATTCATCCAGGAAGTCGGATGGGTGCTCTGGTGGAGGTCAATTGCGAAACCGACTTCGTGGCAAGAACCGCTGAATTCAGGACGCTCGTTCGAGACATTGCGATGCAGGTCGTGGCGAGCGATCCGGTCGCTGTTTCGCGTCAGGAAGTCCCAGGTGATCTTCTGGAGAAAGAGAAGGAGATTCTGGCTGCCCAAGTTGCAGGCTCGGGAAAACCTCCACAAATCATCGAGAAGATCGTCCAGGGCAAGCTCGACAAGTTCTACAAGGACAATTGCCTTCTTGAGCAGCCCTTCATAAAGGATCCAAAGAGATGCGTGGAGGACATAGTCAAGGAGGCGACGGCGAAGTTTGGAGAGAACGTCGTCGTCAGGAGATTCTCGCGTTTCCGTCTGGGCCAGTGCTCTTAG
- the pyrH gene encoding UMP kinase: MPQIRYERILLKLSGQVLTGEKDYGISHTRVAALCSEIHDVAAAGVQVGMVVGGGNIFRGSEAERAGMDRVSADYMGMLATVINALALQDHLEKLGLHTRVLSAINMAEIAEPYVRRRAIRHLEKGRVVIMAGGTGNPYFTTDTAAVLRGIEIHADVLLKATRVRGVFTSDPVTNPDATFLEEVSYLEVINKGLKVMDSTAISLCMENRLPIIVFDVNKKDNIKKAVAGEKVGTLVGEG; encoded by the coding sequence ATGCCTCAGATCCGTTACGAAAGAATCCTGCTCAAATTGAGCGGGCAGGTTCTCACCGGCGAGAAAGACTACGGTATTTCCCACACCCGTGTTGCCGCGTTGTGTTCGGAGATTCATGATGTTGCGGCCGCGGGCGTCCAGGTCGGGATGGTAGTCGGTGGCGGCAACATCTTCAGGGGTTCGGAGGCCGAGCGTGCGGGGATGGACAGGGTGAGCGCCGACTACATGGGAATGCTGGCCACGGTCATTAACGCTCTCGCCCTGCAAGATCACCTGGAGAAGCTCGGTCTACACACCCGCGTTTTGTCGGCAATCAACATGGCAGAGATAGCCGAGCCGTACGTCCGTCGCAGGGCCATCAGGCACCTGGAGAAGGGACGTGTCGTCATAATGGCCGGCGGGACGGGCAACCCTTACTTCACCACTGACACGGCCGCCGTTTTGCGAGGAATCGAGATTCACGCGGACGTTCTCCTCAAGGCCACCAGGGTCAGAGGTGTCTTCACTTCTGACCCTGTCACGAATCCCGATGCAACGTTTTTGGAAGAGGTGAGCTATCTTGAGGTCATCAACAAGGGTCTCAAGGTAATGGATTCCACTGCTATTTCCCTTTGCATGGAAAACAGACTGCCCATAATCGTGTTCGACGTAAACAAGAAGGACAACATCAAGAAGGCAGTCGCGGGAGAAAAGGTCGGAACATTAGTCGGAGAGGGTTAG
- a CDS encoding glycosyltransferase family 9 protein gives MNVERILLTRLRYIGDVVLTTSCIRALRESFPKAEIVYLTQAPYGELLMEHPLLARTITIDRASYGAREALSLMWNLMRTRYSLAIDLFANPRSAILTASTLAARRVGTYHLSRSWAYNVNVRVAPEIRSAVEHHLEHLRKIGLNVRFSLPELFVTKDESREGERIMRALGAREPRRTVLIQPGAKWQAKRWPSERFVEVARLVRGEALDVGFLAGPGEESLVEDCARSVPGARVVAGLTLRELMKVMSVTAGYVGNDGGPTHVSAALGRVTVGVFGPSEPDVWFPYGVGGRAACVYEQADCRPCHLHFCEHVSCLKRIDARRVFSRLMDLVSTRNTEA, from the coding sequence ATGAACGTTGAAAGAATTCTGCTCACAAGACTCAGGTACATCGGCGACGTTGTGCTCACCACGTCGTGCATTCGGGCACTCAGAGAGAGCTTCCCGAAAGCCGAGATAGTCTATCTCACTCAGGCCCCATACGGTGAACTCCTCATGGAGCATCCCCTCCTCGCGCGCACGATAACCATCGACCGGGCTTCTTACGGCGCCCGAGAGGCGCTCTCCCTAATGTGGAACCTGATGAGAACCCGCTATTCGCTTGCCATCGACCTGTTTGCGAATCCACGAAGCGCGATCTTGACTGCCTCCACTTTGGCGGCGAGAAGAGTCGGTACTTACCATCTGTCGCGGAGCTGGGCCTACAACGTGAACGTGCGCGTAGCTCCCGAGATTCGGAGCGCCGTGGAGCATCACCTCGAGCATCTCAGGAAGATCGGCCTGAACGTTCGTTTCTCTCTCCCCGAGTTGTTCGTGACGAAGGACGAATCCCGGGAAGGCGAGCGCATCATGAGGGCACTGGGGGCGCGCGAGCCGCGGAGAACCGTCTTGATTCAACCTGGTGCCAAGTGGCAGGCGAAGAGGTGGCCGTCGGAGCGGTTCGTGGAAGTGGCTCGACTGGTGCGAGGTGAGGCCCTCGACGTGGGTTTTCTGGCCGGACCGGGAGAGGAGAGTCTCGTCGAAGATTGTGCGCGTAGTGTGCCCGGTGCGCGTGTCGTTGCCGGCCTGACGCTGAGAGAGCTGATGAAGGTGATGTCGGTGACGGCCGGTTACGTCGGGAACGATGGAGGGCCCACTCACGTATCCGCCGCGCTCGGACGGGTCACGGTGGGAGTTTTTGGGCCGAGCGAACCGGACGTATGGTTCCCGTACGGAGTTGGAGGCAGGGCGGCCTGTGTGTACGAACAAGCGGATTGCAGGCCCTGTCATCTTCATTTCTGTGAGCATGTGAGCTGTCTCAAGAGAATAGACGCGAGAAGAGTGTTTTCCAGGCTGATGGATCTCGTCTCGACGAGGAATACGGAAGCATGA
- the frr gene encoding ribosome recycling factor — protein sequence MEKETIARIEQKMKKAVEHLRQELASVRTGKATTALLDSVKVDYYGSNVPLNQVAGVSAPEPRLLIVHPWERTMVPAIEKAILKADLGLNPANDGTVIRIPIPPLTEERRKDLVKIVKKMVEEGRVGVRNLRREGNEEIKKLEKDAKISEDTARKSQNDVQKLTDKYIQLMEELLSKKEAEIMEV from the coding sequence ATGGAAAAGGAGACTATCGCCAGGATCGAACAAAAAATGAAGAAGGCGGTCGAGCACTTGAGACAGGAGCTTGCCTCCGTGAGAACCGGCAAGGCCACGACCGCTCTGCTCGACTCGGTCAAGGTGGATTATTACGGCTCTAACGTTCCTCTAAATCAGGTCGCGGGTGTTAGCGCGCCCGAACCGAGACTGCTGATCGTGCACCCGTGGGAAAGGACGATGGTCCCCGCGATCGAAAAGGCGATTCTCAAGGCCGACCTGGGCCTAAATCCCGCCAACGACGGAACTGTGATACGAATTCCGATACCTCCTCTCACCGAGGAAAGAAGAAAGGACCTGGTGAAGATTGTGAAGAAGATGGTGGAGGAGGGACGCGTCGGCGTAAGGAATCTGAGGCGCGAGGGGAATGAAGAGATCAAGAAACTGGAGAAGGACGCAAAGATCTCCGAAGATACGGCCCGAAAATCACAGAACGACGTACAGAAGCTTACGGACAAGTACATTCAGCTGATGGAAGAGCTTCTCTCCAAGAAGGAAGCTGAAATCATGGAGGTCTGA
- a CDS encoding isoprenyl transferase — protein MPVTDGNKRAGEIKAAGNLPGHIAIIMDGNGRWARKRGLPRIQGHRAGRKGVREAVEGCVELGIGVLTLYTFSVENWSRPEREVSALMRFLHQTLKEEREELKKNGVRLGVIGRVSDLPKSVQRVLNESIDCLKEGKGLLLNLALSYGGRAEIVDAVKRILSEASVAGTRPELIDEKLIESRLYTSGLPDPDLLIRTSGEMRLSNFLLWQLAYSEMWVTDTLWPDFRKKHLFEAVRDYQKRERRFGRID, from the coding sequence TTGCCCGTCACCGATGGTAACAAGAGAGCCGGCGAGATAAAGGCCGCGGGAAATCTTCCGGGGCACATCGCAATCATAATGGATGGAAACGGGAGGTGGGCGAGGAAGAGAGGCCTTCCGCGAATCCAGGGACATCGAGCGGGGAGAAAAGGGGTGAGGGAGGCCGTGGAAGGCTGCGTCGAACTCGGCATAGGGGTCCTCACTCTGTACACTTTTTCTGTGGAAAACTGGAGTAGACCTGAGAGAGAGGTTTCTGCCTTGATGCGTTTTTTGCATCAGACTCTGAAGGAAGAAAGGGAAGAGCTCAAGAAGAACGGCGTGAGATTGGGAGTGATCGGGCGCGTGTCGGACCTGCCCAAGAGCGTGCAGAGGGTCTTGAACGAAAGTATCGATTGTTTGAAAGAAGGAAAGGGCCTCCTGCTGAATCTTGCGCTGAGTTACGGGGGGCGGGCCGAAATAGTGGACGCCGTGAAGAGAATTCTCTCGGAGGCATCGGTCGCCGGGACGAGGCCGGAACTGATTGACGAGAAGCTCATCGAGAGCCGCCTCTATACGTCGGGACTTCCGGACCCCGATCTGCTCATCAGAACAAGCGGAGAGATGCGGCTGAGCAACTTCCTGCTGTGGCAACTCGCTTACTCCGAGATGTGGGTCACCGATACACTCTGGCCCGACTTCCGGAAGAAACACCTCTTCGAGGCCGTGCGGGACTATCAGAAGCGTGAGCGGCGCTTCGGGAGGATAGATTGA
- a CDS encoding phosphatidate cytidylyltransferase — MSRVMEAISRSKENRSFRLRFLMGVIFVPLLVYLAHVGKFFFLGLVDLVLLLGILEFYRMMRKAGYQPYRAIGAGTTLALTWYVYFGSAFYSNFLLTAVLILIAILELFREGGNFSVTHMAVTIFGVFYVGWLGTHLVFLRELPLRIGQPYSEGARYVLLPFFLAWSSDTAAYLAGRFFGKTKLMPRISPNKSLEGSAGALIASPFVAWVAKVTFAPFLTTVDVVALGLICGVASQLGDLVESMIKREASVKDASSVIPGHGGLLDRFDSLLFAAPAVYYYLAIAVF, encoded by the coding sequence TTGAGCCGAGTAATGGAGGCGATTTCTCGCTCGAAAGAGAACAGATCTTTCCGCCTGAGATTCCTCATGGGCGTGATATTCGTGCCGCTGCTCGTCTACCTGGCGCACGTCGGGAAGTTCTTCTTCCTGGGCCTCGTGGATCTGGTGCTGCTCTTGGGCATACTCGAATTCTATCGCATGATGAGAAAGGCGGGTTATCAGCCGTACAGAGCCATAGGGGCCGGCACGACGCTCGCCCTCACGTGGTACGTGTACTTCGGGAGCGCGTTTTACTCCAACTTTCTGCTGACCGCGGTCCTGATACTTATCGCAATCCTGGAGCTGTTTCGCGAGGGAGGAAACTTTTCCGTCACGCACATGGCCGTCACGATCTTCGGCGTGTTTTACGTCGGCTGGTTGGGGACGCATCTCGTTTTTCTGAGAGAGCTGCCGTTGAGGATTGGCCAACCGTACAGCGAGGGCGCGAGATACGTCCTGCTGCCTTTCTTTCTCGCATGGAGTTCCGACACCGCGGCCTACTTGGCCGGCAGGTTTTTTGGAAAGACGAAGCTCATGCCCAGGATAAGTCCGAACAAGTCGCTCGAAGGCTCCGCGGGCGCGCTCATCGCGTCCCCGTTCGTGGCTTGGGTCGCCAAGGTGACGTTCGCACCGTTTCTCACCACGGTCGATGTCGTCGCTCTTGGGCTCATCTGCGGCGTGGCTTCTCAATTGGGAGACCTCGTGGAATCCATGATAAAGAGAGAGGCCAGTGTGAAGGACGCCTCGAGTGTGATTCCTGGACACGGTGGATTGCTTGACAGATTCGACAGCCTTCTATTTGCGGCTCCCGCCGTCTACTACTACCTCGCTATTGCTGTGTTCTAA